In a genomic window of Burkholderiales bacterium:
- a CDS encoding iron ABC transporter permease, translated as MRRQLRAVIVLALPVAAWAAGLAIGSVRLSASELWSALQLEPGLASDIVWGLRAPRVAAAFCAGGLLAVAGAFMQALLRNPLADPYIFGVSGGAALGVLLAMVLGLGSGAGAGLGFAGAASMALLVALLAYRAGDWNPFRLLLVGVVVAAGLNALISLLLTLAPGSAVKGMLFWLMGDLTYARVPGVEAALLLGLVLLGGAAGQAINVLGLGRLKAASLGVEVNRLELALYAGAAAATTGAVLLGGTIGFVGLIVPHLVRLVGVHDYRALVPLSAVVGGSLLTLADTAARSVWAPIQLPTGILTALIGVPVLLLLVSARSDAAR; from the coding sequence ATGCGGCGCCAGTTGCGTGCGGTGATTGTCCTCGCGCTCCCTGTGGCCGCGTGGGCCGCGGGGCTTGCCATCGGCAGCGTGCGCCTGTCGGCCTCCGAGCTGTGGTCGGCGTTGCAGCTCGAACCGGGTCTTGCATCCGATATCGTCTGGGGCCTGCGCGCGCCACGGGTGGCCGCCGCGTTCTGCGCCGGCGGGCTGCTCGCCGTGGCCGGGGCCTTCATGCAGGCGCTGCTGCGCAATCCACTGGCCGATCCCTACATCTTCGGCGTGTCCGGCGGCGCGGCGCTGGGCGTGCTGCTGGCCATGGTGCTCGGCCTGGGCAGTGGGGCGGGCGCGGGGCTCGGTTTCGCCGGCGCCGCCTCCATGGCGTTGCTCGTGGCGCTGTTGGCCTACCGTGCCGGAGACTGGAATCCGTTTCGCTTGCTGCTGGTCGGCGTGGTCGTGGCTGCCGGCCTCAATGCCCTCATCAGCCTGCTGCTCACGCTCGCGCCGGGCAGCGCGGTCAAGGGCATGCTCTTCTGGTTGATGGGCGATCTCACCTATGCGCGAGTGCCGGGCGTCGAGGCCGCGCTGCTGCTCGGGCTGGTGCTGCTCGGCGGCGCGGCCGGACAAGCGATCAACGTGCTCGGGCTGGGGCGTCTCAAAGCCGCATCGCTGGGCGTCGAGGTCAACCGGCTGGAGCTTGCCCTCTACGCCGGCGCCGCCGCGGCCACCACCGGCGCGGTGTTGCTCGGCGGCACGATCGGTTTCGTGGGGCTCATCGTGCCGCACCTGGTGCGGCTTGTCGGTGTGCACGACTACCGCGCGCTGGTGCCGCTCTCGGCCGTTGTGGGGGGCAGCCTGCTGACGCTTGCCGATACCGCCGCGCGCAGCGTCTGGGCCCCGATCCAGCTGCCGACCGGAATCCTGACGGCGCTGATCGGCGTGCCGGTCCTGCTGCTGCTCGTGTCCGCCCGAAGCGATGCTGCGCGCTGA
- the purN gene encoding phosphoribosylglycinamide formyltransferase, whose protein sequence is MKRVVILISGRGSNMQAILEAGLPAHFAAVVSNNPQARGLEIARARGVETAVVDHRAHADRQSFDAALAQKVESYRPDLVALGGFMRILTDVFVSRFAGRILNIHPSLLPAFPGVDTHRRALEEGVRLHGCTVHFVTAALDHGPIVIQAAVPVLPEDDPDTLAARVLEQEHRIYPQAIRWFLEDKLSIEGGRVRIAQPCRFPPGIASPMVGA, encoded by the coding sequence ATGAAGCGGGTGGTCATCCTCATTTCCGGGCGTGGCAGCAACATGCAGGCGATCCTGGAAGCCGGTCTTCCGGCGCACTTCGCTGCCGTGGTCAGCAACAACCCGCAAGCCAGGGGACTGGAGATCGCGCGCGCGCGGGGCGTAGAAACGGCGGTGGTCGACCACCGCGCGCATGCCGACCGGCAGAGCTTCGACGCCGCGCTCGCGCAGAAAGTCGAAAGCTACCGACCGGACCTGGTGGCACTGGGCGGCTTCATGCGGATTCTCACCGACGTGTTCGTCAGCCGATTCGCCGGCCGGATCCTGAACATCCATCCCTCTTTGTTGCCGGCCTTTCCCGGGGTCGACACGCATCGGCGCGCGCTCGAAGAGGGTGTGCGGCTGCACGGCTGTACGGTGCACTTCGTTACGGCAGCGCTCGATCACGGCCCGATCGTGATTCAGGCAGCCGTGCCTGTGCTGCCCGAGGACGACCCGGATACGCTCGCCGCCAGAGTCCTGGAACAGGAGCACCGCATCTACCCGCAGGCGATTCGCTGGTTCCTGGAAGACAAGCTTTCCATCGAGGGGGGCCGCGTGAGAATCGCGCAGCCGTGCCGCTTTCCCCCCGGGATCGCCTCGCCGATGGTCGGCGCATGA
- a CDS encoding HAD family hydrolase gives MRLALFDLDNTLLAGDSDFEWAQFLIEKGVLDREVYEARNREFYEAYKAGTLDIHKFLDFQLKPLSRHPRAQLDAWHAEFMERKIRPLITQKARDLVDSHKADARVVITATNSFVTWPIAREFGIENLIATQPEEVGGQFTGRVEGVPAFREGKVARLKQWLAEHGIAWSAFEETWFYSDSLNDLPLLSMVSHPVAVDPDETLKEHALANDWQVISLR, from the coding sequence ATGCGACTGGCATTGTTCGACCTCGATAACACGTTGCTGGCCGGCGACAGCGATTTCGAGTGGGCCCAGTTCCTGATCGAGAAGGGCGTGCTGGACCGCGAAGTGTACGAGGCGCGCAACAGGGAGTTCTACGAGGCCTACAAGGCGGGAACGCTCGATATTCACAAGTTCCTCGACTTCCAGCTCAAGCCACTGTCGCGGCATCCGCGCGCCCAGCTCGACGCCTGGCATGCCGAGTTCATGGAACGCAAGATCCGGCCGCTGATCACCCAGAAGGCGCGCGATCTGGTGGACAGCCACAAGGCGGACGCTAGGGTCGTGATCACCGCGACCAACAGCTTCGTGACCTGGCCGATCGCGCGCGAGTTCGGCATCGAGAATCTGATCGCGACGCAACCCGAAGAGGTCGGCGGCCAGTTCACCGGCCGCGTCGAGGGGGTTCCCGCCTTTCGCGAGGGCAAGGTCGCGCGCCTCAAGCAGTGGCTGGCAGAGCACGGCATCGCCTGGAGCGCGTTCGAGGAGACCTGGTTCTACAGCGACTCGCTGAACGATCTGCCGCTGCTGTCCATGGTCAGTCATCCGGTTGCGGTCGATCCCGACGAAACGCTCAAGGAGCACGCGCTGGCCAACGACTGGCAGGTGATCAGCCTTCGCTGA
- the purM gene encoding phosphoribosylformylglycinamidine cyclo-ligase: protein MTSDRSSNPLTYREAGVDIDAGDRLVENIEPLARATLREGVLAGIGGFGALFELPRRFKEPVLVSGTDGVGTKLKLAFQLDRHDTVGIDLVAMSVNDILVQGAEPLFFLDYFACGKLDVATATAVVRGIARGCETAGCALIGGETAEMPGMYPPGEYDLAGFAVGVVEKADIIDGRDVQAGDAVLGLASSGLHSNGYSLVRRILEASGADLSSAFEGQTLGDALLAPTRIYVKPVLTALRQTRIKALAHITGGGLVENVPRVLPENLTARLDRTAWKRPAIFDWLQQRGNVSDAEMYRVFNCGIGMVAIVAPRDADAALRALTQAGETVHRIGEIQPRRGAEPQTVLA from the coding sequence TTGACCTCCGACCGCTCTTCCAACCCGCTTACCTATCGCGAGGCCGGCGTGGACATCGATGCCGGCGACCGGCTGGTCGAGAACATCGAGCCGCTGGCTCGCGCAACATTGCGCGAAGGCGTGCTCGCCGGAATCGGCGGATTCGGGGCGTTGTTCGAGCTGCCCAGGCGCTTCAAGGAACCGGTGCTGGTCTCTGGAACCGACGGTGTGGGTACCAAGCTGAAGCTCGCCTTTCAGCTCGACAGGCACGACACCGTGGGCATCGACCTCGTGGCGATGAGCGTCAACGACATTCTGGTACAAGGCGCCGAGCCGTTGTTCTTCCTCGATTACTTCGCGTGCGGAAAACTCGACGTCGCGACTGCCACCGCGGTCGTGCGCGGCATTGCGCGCGGCTGCGAAACGGCCGGCTGCGCGTTGATCGGAGGAGAGACGGCCGAGATGCCCGGCATGTACCCGCCGGGCGAATACGACCTCGCGGGCTTCGCGGTGGGCGTGGTGGAGAAAGCCGACATCATCGACGGGCGCGACGTGCAAGCCGGCGACGCGGTGCTCGGGCTCGCGAGCAGCGGCCTGCATTCCAACGGCTATTCGCTGGTCCGGCGCATTCTCGAGGCCAGCGGGGCCGACCTGTCATCCGCATTCGAAGGACAGACGTTAGGAGACGCATTGCTCGCGCCGACACGCATCTATGTCAAACCCGTGCTGACGGCGCTGCGGCAGACGCGGATCAAGGCGCTGGCGCACATCACGGGCGGGGGCCTGGTGGAGAACGTGCCGCGGGTGCTGCCCGAAAACCTGACCGCCAGACTGGATCGAACCGCGTGGAAACGGCCGGCAATCTTCGACTGGCTGCAGCAGCGAGGCAACGTCTCGGACGCGGAGATGTACCGCGTCTTCAACTGCGGGATCGGGATGGTGGCCATCGTGGCGCCTCGGGATGCCGATGCGGCGCTCCGGGCGCTGACGCAGGCAGGCGAGACGGTCCATCGAATCGGAGAGATCCAGCCCCGTCGCGGCGCCGAGCCGCAGACCGTGCTCGCCTGA
- a CDS encoding N-acyl homoserine lactonase family protein, with protein MKKLWQSFTALALGTLCLAASSAAFAQADMKAYWATSGMFGPFDIRGLIPSLPQERSRMITIGVPMWIIDHPKGLVVFDTGNNVAIVDNCKSHWLPANCDFLKPSQKRADVIDMQLKKLGYSVDQVKAVITSHSHLDHIGNIEMFPKALHVVQKRELYQAWWPEKFQRPGGAHVMADYDDARDFNYLELDGDYDLFGDGSIIVLSTPGHTLGNQSLKLRFKSGQTFVIAQDAIWMRENLEGYPAGLNYSVKDYFASVNRLKAMRDLENGELFFGHDEQQWKEKGNKWYR; from the coding sequence ATGAAAAAGTTGTGGCAGTCATTCACGGCCCTGGCGCTTGGTACGCTTTGCCTGGCCGCCTCTTCTGCCGCGTTTGCGCAGGCAGACATGAAAGCGTACTGGGCCACCAGCGGCATGTTCGGCCCGTTCGACATCCGCGGGCTGATCCCAAGCCTTCCGCAGGAACGATCGCGCATGATCACGATCGGCGTTCCGATGTGGATCATCGATCACCCGAAAGGGCTGGTCGTGTTCGATACCGGCAACAACGTGGCGATCGTCGACAACTGCAAGTCACATTGGCTGCCGGCAAACTGCGACTTCTTGAAACCCAGCCAGAAGCGCGCTGACGTGATCGACATGCAGCTGAAGAAGCTTGGCTACTCCGTCGATCAGGTCAAGGCGGTCATTACCTCCCACTCGCACCTGGATCACATCGGCAACATCGAAATGTTCCCCAAGGCGCTGCACGTGGTGCAGAAGCGGGAACTCTATCAGGCCTGGTGGCCCGAGAAGTTCCAGCGGCCGGGTGGCGCCCATGTCATGGCGGACTACGACGATGCGCGCGATTTCAACTATCTGGAGCTCGATGGCGATTACGATCTGTTCGGCGACGGATCGATCATCGTTCTGTCCACCCCGGGTCATACGCTGGGCAATCAGTCGCTGAAGCTGCGCTTCAAGTCCGGGCAGACTTTCGTGATCGCGCAGGACGCCATCTGGATGCGGGAGAACCTCGAGGGCTATCCGGCGGGCCTGAACTACAGCGTCAAGGACTACTTCGCGTCGGTCAACCGGCTTAAGGCCATGCGTGACCTCGAGAATGGCGAACTGTTCTTCGGCCACGACGAGCAGCAGTGGAAGGAAAAGGGCAACAAGTGGTATAGGTAA
- a CDS encoding mechanosensitive ion channel domain-containing protein, with translation MAAKQTEVGRLISDLLDDLQQGVILWQLVVLAVSLAGGWFFARRVQRRLIRNLAKDPEATVRISVGGISRAALPVTALALLVLGRWILHYFQPVHLLNVAVPLLAALVIIRALVYLLRHTFAPGGLLRSWEMIITWLVWLAVALHITGLLPQLVAFLETTGFTLGKQHVSFMLVLQALFTVALLLLGALWIGKLIEARIMALSHVEVNLRLAMSKIVRTAMAIVAVLIALPLVGIDITALSVFGGALGVGIGLGLQKVAANYMAGFTILLDRSVSPGDLITVDGFYGEVTQLTSRCIVVRGTDGTEAIIPNETLVTSTVINHSYSNRRVLMRLPVQIGYSSDLKKALELMLHAAQSHPRVLRDPAPAALVAGFGADGVNLELMAWIEDPERGKMNLQSDLYLALHEAFRAGGIEIPYPQRDIRILNPVQIDSTGARTR, from the coding sequence ATGGCCGCCAAACAGACCGAAGTCGGCCGGCTGATCAGTGATCTGCTGGACGACCTGCAACAGGGGGTGATCCTCTGGCAGCTCGTGGTGCTGGCCGTCAGCCTGGCGGGCGGCTGGTTCTTCGCCCGCCGCGTCCAGCGGCGGCTGATCCGCAACCTGGCGAAAGACCCCGAAGCCACGGTGCGCATCAGCGTCGGGGGAATCAGTCGCGCGGCGTTGCCGGTCACGGCACTCGCCCTGCTGGTGCTCGGCCGCTGGATCCTCCACTACTTCCAGCCGGTGCACCTGCTCAACGTCGCGGTGCCGCTGCTGGCAGCTCTGGTAATCATCCGGGCCCTGGTCTATCTGCTGCGGCACACCTTCGCGCCGGGCGGCCTGCTGCGTTCCTGGGAAATGATCATCACCTGGCTGGTCTGGCTCGCGGTAGCGTTGCACATCACGGGCCTGCTCCCCCAGCTCGTGGCGTTTCTCGAGACCACCGGATTCACCCTGGGCAAGCAGCACGTGTCGTTCATGCTGGTACTCCAGGCCCTGTTCACGGTGGCTCTGCTGCTGCTGGGCGCGCTGTGGATCGGCAAACTGATCGAGGCGCGCATCATGGCGCTCAGCCACGTCGAGGTGAACCTGCGCCTGGCGATGTCCAAGATCGTGCGCACGGCCATGGCGATCGTCGCGGTGCTGATCGCACTGCCGCTGGTGGGCATCGACATCACCGCGCTGTCGGTATTTGGCGGCGCGCTCGGGGTGGGAATCGGTCTGGGCCTGCAGAAGGTCGCGGCCAATTACATGGCGGGTTTCACCATCCTGCTGGATCGTTCCGTGAGCCCTGGCGACCTGATCACGGTGGACGGCTTCTACGGTGAAGTAACGCAGCTCACCTCGCGTTGCATCGTCGTGCGGGGCACGGACGGCACGGAGGCGATCATCCCGAACGAGACCCTGGTGACCTCCACGGTGATCAACCACTCCTACTCGAACCGCCGGGTGCTGATGCGCCTGCCCGTCCAGATCGGCTATTCGAGCGACCTCAAAAAGGCTCTCGAGCTGATGCTGCACGCCGCGCAGTCTCATCCGCGCGTTCTGCGGGATCCCGCTCCCGCGGCGCTCGTCGCCGGCTTCGGTGCCGACGGCGTCAATCTCGAACTGATGGCGTGGATCGAGGACCCGGAGCGCGGGAAAATGAACCTCCAGTCCGACCTCTATCTGGCGCTGCACGAGGCGTTTCGCGCCGGCGGCATCGAGATCCCGTACCCGCAGCGCGACATCCGAATCCTCAATCCGGTCCAGATCGACTCCACCGGTGCGCGCACCCGCTGA
- a CDS encoding phospholipase D family protein → MRARRLAFAAAVLLGLSLGPAWIQARETYDAIPGSGLIEYAFTPGSDAAGLIIRTLRGARNAVYVQAFSFTHVDIARALIEAHRRGVEVQVIADAGQTEKIEHNVISRLVRAGVPVMLDAEHVSAHNKVMVIDPDGEQPVVITGSFNFTFAAQYRNAENLLVLRGNRELARAYLDNWQRHREHARRYHDGQE, encoded by the coding sequence ATGCGCGCCCGTCGCCTCGCGTTCGCCGCAGCCGTGTTGCTCGGACTGTCGCTCGGGCCGGCCTGGATCCAGGCCCGCGAGACCTACGATGCGATACCGGGCAGCGGCCTGATCGAATACGCGTTCACGCCGGGAAGCGACGCCGCCGGGCTCATCATCCGCACGCTGCGCGGCGCACGCAATGCCGTCTACGTCCAGGCGTTCAGCTTCACGCACGTGGACATCGCCCGGGCGCTGATCGAAGCCCATCGGCGCGGCGTCGAAGTCCAGGTCATCGCCGATGCCGGCCAGACCGAGAAGATCGAGCACAACGTCATCTCGCGCCTGGTGCGCGCCGGCGTGCCGGTCATGCTCGACGCGGAACATGTGTCCGCGCACAACAAGGTGATGGTAATCGATCCCGACGGCGAACAGCCAGTGGTCATTACCGGCAGCTTCAACTTCACGTTCGCTGCGCAGTACCGGAATGCCGAGAACCTGCTGGTGCTGCGCGGCAATCGGGAGCTCGCGCGCGCTTATCTGGACAACTGGCAGCGCCATCGCGAGCACGCCCGTCGTTATCACGACGGCCAGGAATAG
- a CDS encoding DUF3108 domain-containing protein gives MRRIAFCLSLALICLASPAQAARIELTFEILFGDIKLGEGRDVLEHDGTRYSVVSVSEPQGLAALFINDIRRESRGLVTANGLRPERFEESGRKDGSRNARFDWAAGTLVLSSAGQVQTVKLPPNTFDQASLPYAFMFAPPPTGESFQVNVTDGRRLTQYRYRLVGRERIKTAVGEIDTLHFEKVRDPDDKRGFEFWVAIDRQHLPVRLRYSDKNSRVFDSVVTRIKIQ, from the coding sequence ATGAGACGGATCGCGTTCTGCTTGTCGCTCGCCCTGATCTGCCTTGCGAGCCCGGCACAGGCCGCGCGCATCGAACTCACCTTCGAGATCCTGTTTGGCGACATCAAGCTCGGCGAGGGGCGCGACGTGCTGGAGCACGACGGCACGCGTTATTCCGTGGTAAGCGTTTCCGAACCGCAGGGTCTCGCGGCGCTGTTCATCAACGACATCCGGCGGGAGAGCAGAGGCCTTGTCACCGCCAACGGACTGAGGCCCGAGCGCTTCGAAGAAAGCGGGCGCAAAGACGGCAGCCGCAACGCGCGGTTCGACTGGGCGGCGGGCACACTGGTGCTCAGCAGTGCGGGCCAGGTTCAGACCGTGAAGCTGCCACCCAATACGTTCGATCAGGCCAGCCTCCCGTATGCGTTCATGTTCGCTCCGCCTCCGACCGGCGAGAGCTTTCAGGTCAACGTCACCGATGGCCGGCGGCTGACGCAGTACCGCTACCGGCTGGTGGGCCGGGAACGGATCAAGACGGCGGTGGGTGAGATCGACACGCTGCACTTCGAGAAGGTGCGCGATCCGGACGACAAGCGCGGCTTCGAGTTCTGGGTGGCGATCGATCGCCAGCATCTGCCGGTGCGGCTGCGCTACTCCGACAAGAACAGCCGGGTCTTCGACTCGGTGGTCACCCGCATCAAAATCCAGTGA
- a CDS encoding RsmB/NOP family class I SAM-dependent RNA methyltransferase, whose protein sequence is MRLNASNLRETSAALDLACRLTHPADAVLREFFRARRELGSHDRAFIADTVFAVLRHKRLLEAIVPDPTPRRLAIASLVKLQGMSIGSLQPLLAAEDRDWLLQVRTADTESLPPAVRLSLPDWLWERLVTQYGEAEAVALGRALLQPAPLDLRVNTLIATRDEVLQALARDGIQARPTPYSPVGIRLAGKPAINRHPLFTRGAIEVQDEASQLLGFLLAPRRREMVVDFCAGAGGKTLLLGALMHNQGRVYAFDVSDKRLNSLKPRLKRSQLSNVHPQRLASENDTRVRRLAGKIDRILVDAPCSGLGTLRRNPDMKWRQSPQAVAELKAKQRLILWSAATLAKPGARLVYATCSLLREENEDIVEEFLATHPGFRSVDCQEVLDAQRIDLPTGPLFRTYPHRHGTDAFFAAVIERQA, encoded by the coding sequence ATGCGCCTGAACGCCTCCAACCTGCGAGAGACGAGTGCGGCGCTGGATCTCGCCTGCCGGCTGACGCATCCGGCGGATGCGGTGCTGCGGGAGTTCTTCCGGGCCCGCCGCGAGCTGGGCAGCCACGACCGCGCCTTCATCGCCGACACCGTCTTCGCGGTGCTGCGCCACAAGCGCCTGCTGGAGGCGATCGTGCCCGATCCGACTCCGCGCAGGCTCGCGATCGCCAGCCTGGTGAAGCTTCAGGGCATGAGCATCGGATCGCTGCAACCCCTGCTTGCCGCAGAGGACCGCGACTGGCTGCTGCAAGTCAGGACGGCGGATACCGAATCTCTGCCGCCGGCGGTGCGGCTGTCTCTGCCCGACTGGCTGTGGGAGCGGCTCGTAACACAGTACGGTGAGGCCGAAGCCGTCGCGCTCGGCCGCGCGTTGCTGCAGCCGGCGCCCCTGGATTTGCGGGTCAACACGCTGATCGCCACTCGCGACGAAGTGCTCCAGGCGCTGGCGCGCGACGGTATCCAGGCGCGGCCCACACCGTACTCTCCGGTTGGTATTCGGCTCGCCGGCAAGCCGGCGATCAATCGGCACCCGCTGTTTACCCGCGGCGCCATCGAGGTACAGGACGAAGCCAGTCAGTTGCTCGGCTTCCTCCTCGCGCCGCGCCGGCGCGAGATGGTGGTCGACTTCTGCGCGGGAGCGGGCGGCAAAACCCTGCTGCTCGGCGCATTGATGCACAATCAGGGGCGAGTCTACGCATTCGACGTCTCGGACAAGCGGCTCAACAGTCTCAAGCCGCGGCTCAAGCGCTCACAACTGTCCAATGTCCACCCTCAGCGCCTGGCGAGCGAGAACGACACCCGGGTCAGGCGGCTGGCCGGCAAGATCGACCGCATCCTGGTGGACGCGCCGTGCAGCGGACTGGGCACGCTGCGCAGGAACCCGGACATGAAGTGGCGTCAGTCGCCGCAGGCGGTCGCTGAATTGAAGGCCAAGCAGCGCCTCATCCTGTGGTCCGCGGCGACACTGGCGAAGCCAGGCGCACGCCTGGTCTACGCGACCTGCAGCCTGCTGCGCGAGGAAAACGAGGATATCGTGGAGGAGTTCCTGGCGACGCACCCCGGGTTTCGCAGCGTGGACTGCCAGGAGGTGCTCGACGCGCAGCGCATCGACCTGCCCACCGGGCCGCTGTTTCGCACCTATCCTCACCGTCACGGCACCGACGCCTTTTTCGCGGCGGTGATCGAGCGCCAGGCTTGA
- the rpmG gene encoding 50S ribosomal protein L33 gives MREKIKLESTAGTGHFYTTTKNKRTMPDKLELKKFDPVARKHVLYKETKLK, from the coding sequence ATGAGGGAAAAGATCAAGCTGGAATCGACCGCCGGAACCGGGCACTTCTACACCACGACGAAGAACAAGCGCACGATGCCCGACAAGCTGGAACTGAAGAAATTCGATCCGGTGGCCCGCAAGCACGTGCTCTATAAAGAAACGAAACTCAAGTAG
- a CDS encoding fatty acid desaturase — protein MNISGLMDFPWWARGLVDLPWWGYVLATLVLTHITIAAVTIYLHRHSAHRALDLHPAVSHFFRFWLWLTTGMVTKQWTAIHRKHHAKCETEEDPHSPQILTLRKVLLEGSELYRREALNQETLDKYGHGTPDDWLERNLYSRSDKSGVSLMLIIDVLLFGPIGLTVWAVQMLWIPVMAAGVINGVGHALGYRNFQVEDASTNIVPWGILIGGEELHNNHHAYASSARLSSKWYEFDIGWLYIRIMEALGLAQVRKLAPRVRIERMKPACDLQTLQAVITHRYDVLARFTRSLKSTWGEELRQLRSRHRLHGIDFGKVKTWLHLDEKRVPAQEKAKLEKVLETSRVLKTIYTMRQELIGLWQRSSATKEQLVSQLEDWCRRAERSGIVSLQDFSRTLRSYA, from the coding sequence ATGAATATCAGTGGGTTAATGGACTTCCCCTGGTGGGCGCGAGGCCTTGTCGACCTGCCCTGGTGGGGTTATGTCCTCGCAACGCTCGTGCTGACCCATATCACCATCGCTGCCGTCACCATTTACCTGCACCGGCATTCCGCGCACCGCGCGCTGGACCTGCACCCGGCGGTGTCGCACTTCTTCCGTTTCTGGCTGTGGCTCACCACCGGCATGGTCACCAAACAGTGGACCGCAATCCACCGCAAGCACCACGCCAAGTGCGAGACTGAGGAAGATCCGCACAGCCCGCAGATATTGACTCTGAGAAAGGTGTTGCTGGAGGGCAGCGAGCTGTACCGCCGCGAAGCCCTCAACCAGGAAACGCTCGACAAGTACGGGCACGGGACGCCCGACGACTGGCTGGAGCGCAACCTCTATTCGCGCAGCGACAAGAGTGGCGTTTCCCTGATGCTGATCATCGATGTGCTGCTGTTCGGGCCGATCGGGCTGACGGTCTGGGCGGTTCAGATGCTCTGGATTCCGGTGATGGCCGCCGGCGTCATCAATGGCGTGGGCCACGCACTCGGGTACCGCAACTTCCAGGTGGAAGACGCCAGCACCAATATCGTACCGTGGGGCATTCTGATCGGCGGGGAGGAGCTGCACAACAACCACCACGCGTACGCCTCTTCGGCCCGGCTTTCGTCCAAGTGGTATGAATTCGACATCGGCTGGCTCTATATCCGGATCATGGAGGCGCTCGGTCTGGCCCAGGTCAGGAAACTCGCTCCCAGGGTACGTATCGAGCGCATGAAGCCCGCGTGCGACCTGCAGACCCTGCAGGCCGTCATCACCCATCGCTATGACGTGCTGGCCCGGTTCACGCGCTCGCTGAAATCGACCTGGGGCGAGGAACTGCGCCAGTTGCGCTCGCGACACCGGCTGCACGGCATCGACTTCGGCAAGGTGAAGACGTGGCTGCACCTGGACGAGAAGCGGGTTCCGGCACAGGAGAAGGCAAAACTGGAAAAAGTGCTGGAGACGAGCCGGGTTCTAAAGACCATCTACACGATGCGCCAGGAACTGATCGGATTGTGGCAACGGTCCTCCGCTACCAAGGAACAGCTGGTCAGCCAGCTCGAGGACTGGTGCCGCCGCGCCGAGCGCAGCGGGATTGTGTCACTGCAGGACTTCTCGCGGACGCTGCGCTCCTACGCCTAG
- the rpmB gene encoding 50S ribosomal protein L28 — translation MARVCQVTGKKPMGGHNVSHANNKTKRRFLPNLQYRRFWVESENRWVRLRVSQAGLRIIDKKGIEAVLADLRARGEAA, via the coding sequence ATGGCCCGAGTCTGCCAAGTCACCGGCAAGAAGCCGATGGGGGGGCACAACGTGTCCCACGCCAACAACAAGACCAAGCGGCGGTTCCTGCCGAACCTCCAGTACCGCCGGTTCTGGGTCGAAAGCGAGAATCGCTGGGTGCGCCTGCGGGTGAGCCAGGCGGGGTTACGCATCATCGACAAGAAGGGAATCGAAGCCGTGCTGGCCGACCTGCGGGCTCGCGGCGAAGCGGCGTGA
- the hda gene encoding DnaA regulatory inactivator Hda, producing the protein MLPGPRLVASAGGHRAAVPLMRQLALELAAPPAPTLDNFVAGRNAELLSVLRMLTRDSSGERFVYLWGPAGCGKSHLLAATVRALELAGRRIAFAVDEQTFRAIDAQTVSSGLAVDDVHLLSEAGQIALFNHCNAVREAGGVLIAAGDAAPARLGLRADLLTRLAWGLVYQVYPLSDEEKAAALAQHARSRGLSVPEEVIDYALTRQRRDLPYLVALLDALDRYSLETKRAVTVPLLRELLARANGRP; encoded by the coding sequence ATGCTGCCCGGGCCACGGCTCGTCGCATCCGCTGGCGGGCATCGCGCCGCCGTCCCGCTGATGCGCCAGCTCGCACTGGAACTCGCCGCGCCGCCGGCACCCACCCTGGACAACTTCGTTGCAGGGCGCAACGCTGAGCTGCTGTCCGTCCTGCGCATGCTGACGCGGGACAGCTCGGGCGAGCGCTTCGTTTATCTGTGGGGACCGGCAGGCTGCGGCAAGAGCCATCTGCTCGCCGCCACGGTGCGCGCCCTCGAACTGGCCGGGCGGCGGATCGCTTTCGCGGTCGACGAGCAGACCTTCCGTGCCATCGACGCGCAGACCGTCTCGAGCGGACTGGCCGTCGACGACGTGCATCTGTTGTCGGAGGCCGGTCAGATCGCGCTGTTCAACCATTGCAACGCGGTGCGCGAGGCGGGCGGGGTGCTGATCGCCGCCGGCGATGCCGCGCCAGCCAGGCTGGGTCTGCGAGCGGATCTCCTGACACGGCTGGCCTGGGGACTGGTCTATCAGGTGTACCCGCTGTCCGACGAGGAGAAGGCGGCGGCGCTCGCGCAGCACGCGCGAAGCCGCGGCCTGAGCGTGCCCGAGGAAGTGATCGACTACGCCTTGACCCGCCAGCGCCGCGATCTTCCTTATCTGGTGGCGCTGCTCGACGCGCTGGATCGCTATTCGCTCGAGACCAAGCGCGCGGTCACCGTGCCGCTGCTGCGCGAACTGCTGGCCCGGGCCAACGGGCGCCCGTAG